The region TGGCTGGTCGCGCTCGACAAGCTCGAACTGCATTCCGACGTGGCCGCGAGTCTGACCGAATGGGTCGAAGACGCGCTGCGCCGGCCGCCGACTGGCGCCGTGCGCCTGGTTGCCAGCGAAGCGATTTGGCGGCTCGACGATCATCCGGCCGGTGACGAACCCGTGGCGCTCCTGCGCTTGCAGGCCGGCTTCGACGCGGCGGCTGATGGCGCGAGTCAGGCGTACCTGACGTTCGCGCTGGCCGATCAAGTCGGCGCCGACAGCGTGCGGGCACGCGTCTTAGAGCGTCGCGATCCGCTCGCGCCGCGCTACGATGTGCAGTTTCATACGGGCGAAGCGCGGGTGCCGTGCCGTTGGCTGGCGCCGCTGGGCGTCGAAGTCGAATGGCTAGGACATGACGCCACGTTTCGCGGTTCGATGTTCGCCAGTCAACTTGGCGGCGAGTGGCAGACGCAGCTTTTCGGCCGGTTGACGCAGGTCGACTTGCAGGCGGTGATGGCCTCCTGCTCGCCCCACGTGCTCACCGGTCTGGCCGAGATCGAGATCCCGCGACCCGACCCGGCGCGCGGCGTCAGTTCGCTGGTGCTGCGGGGTCGGCGCATCGAGCGCGCCAGCGCTACCGTGATCGCCGGGCCCGGTCTGGTCGGGCGCTCGCTGCTGAACGCCGCACGGTCGCTGCAATTGCCGAGCACGGGATCGCCCATCGCCGTCGAAGAGCAAGCGCCGCAGGCCTACGATCAATTGGCGTTCGATGTGGCGCTGGGCGCGCGCGGCGTGCAACTGCGCGGTCGATCGACCACCAACGGCGCGATCATGATCGACGACAAGGGGGTGCTGATTGGACAATCGCGCGGCCGTCAGCCAATTGGCCAACTCGTGGAAATGCTCACTCCCGCCACGCGGAGCGTGATGCCCGGCACGAGCGAAGCGCAGCGCCTGGCGAGGCATCTTCCGCTGCCGGCAGCCGACGAGCGCATGGTCACGCGTCCCGCCGACACGCGCCCGACAACGCAGCGCTAATGAGCAATCTTACGCCTTAGCTGGCTTCGGCGACCGCGCTGGTGGGGGCGGCTTCGCTGCCGCGCCAAAACGCGACGGTTCCTTTGGTTTCCAGTTGGTAGCGTGCCACCGCGGCCAGCATGAGCAGCCAGTTCAGGCCGACGCCACCGAGCACTTGATACTGCCCCCCCGCGCCGAAGCCATAGGAGTGCAGTCCCACGCCGAGCCAGAAGTTGACGCCATACCACGACATGATGATCGCGGTGAAGCCGAGCACGGCGCCAACGCACAGCCCAAAGTTGCCGAACATGCCGGCATACCGTCCATGCAAGATGGCCAGATACACCAGCAGCGACACCAGCGCCCAAACCTCTTTGGGATCCCAACCCCAAAAGCGTCCCCAGGCCACATCGGCCCACAAGGCGCCCAGCAGCGTGCCAGCGGCCAATAGCACCACCGCCACCTGCACACCGCGATAGACAAAGCTCGATAGTTCCGCCGTTTGCGCTGGCGGCCGCTTGCCGACAAACGCAGAGTGTCCGCCGGCCGGACCGGCCGGACGATGCCCGAGCGCGACACCGCTCGCTTCTGGCGCGCGATACGCGCCAAACAAGTAAAACGCCAGCGCGATGTTGGCAATGCCCCAGGCCAGCGCGCCGGCCGCGTAACTCGAAACGATCGTCAGCACGTGGATCAACAGCCAAAAGTTGTCTCGCAGCACTGGCGTCAACGGACCAAAGCCGCTGTCGAGCATCGGCGCAAAGCTGGCGAGCGCCCCGCCCAACGTGGCCGCCATCGTCGCCGACACGCAGAACGGCCAGCGCGCGTAGACCTGCTCGAACAGTTTGTCGCGCTGCACCCCCAGGCTGCGCCGCGCCACCAGCGGAAACGCCAGCGCCGTCGCGAATGCACGCGGCAGATACCACACCGTCGGCAGCAAGATCACAAGGCCCACGCCCCAGGTCATCAGGTCGTTGAAGTCGGGCAGACTTTGCCCGGCGTCGATGTTGGGCAGCAAGTTAATGATCTTGCGCCCACCCGCCGCGTAGTCGGCCATGGTCAGCGCCCAGACCACGACCACGGCCAGCGCCAAACGCGGGATCTGCAAGAGCCAGCCCAAACCGTTCCAGCGACCGCGCGGCATTAAGCGCAGTTGATCGGCCGATAGCTCAGTGGCTTCCCAGGTGGGAGGCGCGGCGGATAGCCGCCAGGCGTTTTGCAGTCCCGGCCAGGTGACCGGCAACAAGGTGAACCAAGCGCCCAGCGCCGTCACAAAGAAAGCGGTGTAGATCAACGTTTCATACATGTTGGTCACCGGCGCCCAGCCCGTGATGATCACCCGCAGATAAAAGCCGTACACGGCCCAGGCCAATCCAAAGAACAGCACCGCCAGCCCGGCGTAGAACAGGCCGCGACGGCGCACGCCAATCATGTACGCGCCAAACAGCCACAGCGACAAAAAGCTGATTGCCCACGACCATTGAAATGGCTGCAAGCGGTTGTAGCGCACTTCCGTTGCCGTGACGCTGGCGGCCGGATACCGCGTGTAAGCGATCAGGTCGTCGTCGCGCTCTTTGAGATCGAGCTTGTCGCGCAGCGGTTCGACCTCTTCTCCTAATGTGCGCAGCGAACGAGACAACCCCTGCGTGGCCGCCGCAAAGTCGTTGGGCCGCGCGTCGCGTTCGGGGTAAATTGCCGCTAGTTGCGTAAACGCGTCGCGCACCGCCTGCACCGCGGCGGGTGGATAGCCTGCCAGCGCCGCCGGCGTGCCATAGAGCAACGTCTCCAGGTCGAGCCACGGCTCGGCCCGATCGTCGGCTTCGCGATCTTTTTCCAGCGCCGCCGCGTTGAGCGCGGGCACGACGCGCAGCCATTCGCCGTTTTCATACAGCGCGCGCTCAACCCGCGCCGCCGCCATCGCCAGTTCTTTGGTTCTGCCCGCCACGTCCTCCAGGCGCGCCAGCAGCGCGGCCTGCTTTTCTTTCTCCCAATCCGCGGGGGGATGCTCGGCCATTCGCCGCGCGAGTCCCGCGAACTGCTGCGCCAAGTTGGCCGCGGCGCTGGCAAACTGCCGGGCCGGCGCCTCCAGTTCGGTGAGGGTGGCGGTCGGCTTTTGCGCAGCCTCGGCCAGTTGCAAGAACGCCTGCTTCGCCTGCTCGACTGGTTGCTGCAATTGCGTCTTTTCGCCGCCCGCCTCGGCGATCATGTTCAGTTCTGGCGCGACTTGTTGCCAGGCTTCGGCGGCAGTCGACAGCGACTGCTGCAAGCCTTGCATCGCCTCGCTATCGAGCGACTTGGCCAGCACCAGCCGCTTCCAGATCGTCACTGCCCGCCACACTTTCTCCAGCTTCTTCTCGGCCTCGCTCATGCGCGGCTCTTGACCTTCGCGCTGCGCGGCGCGTTGCCGCTCGGCCAGTTCCATCAAATGACGCTGAAAGCCATCGGAGTTCTTGAGCTGATTGGGTGAGACAAAGGCCAGCGCCTCGCCCGCCTCGTTCTTGAGGGGCAACTCCAACATCTCGCGCAGGCCTTCGTGCTTGGCCTCGATGAACGGCACGTCTTCCCACTTGCTCGGCTCGATCAGCCAGCTCAGCAGCAACTCCGACGCCTTGAACTGGCGCGGCTTGTCTCCCGGAAACAGCGAGCGCGCCGGCGCCATCGCCTCTGACTTCAGCTCCGCCGCCGGCATGCTGGCGCTCAGGTCGAAGGTCGGCTTCTCGCGACCGCAGATCTCGCGCACCGAGTCGCGGGCAAAGGTATCCAGCGGCATCACGCGCCCTTCGTGCACCACCGGCAGGGTGTCCCACGCGCTCCAGTCGAGCGCGCTCGGCGAGCTAGCCCCCAGCGCGCTGGAAGCAGTCAAACTCAACACCACACAGAGCCAAGAAAATCGTCTCATGTCTCACCACGCGGACTTGTGACGGAAGGGTTGCGGAAAGCACTGACTCCAAAACCGGCTCGACTTTTCCAATCGATGGCGGCGCCCCACGGACAAAAACAAAGTGTTCATATGGTCGCCATCTCGCGCGGTGGCGGCGACGACACTGCCGCAGCCTTGGGCTCGGCGCGCTGCACGGGCTTGAAGAAATAGGCTCGCATATAGAACATCGTGACAATCCCCGCCACCACCAATAGCGAGCCCAAATACTTCACCCCGCGGCCGGGGTCGTAATTCACCGTTAAGGTCGAGCTATACAAATTGTCGCGGCGCGGATGATCGGGATGCAGCCGGTAATAGGTGCGGTACATGCTGTCAGCCGGACGGAACGGCCCCGCGAACGACTCTTGAAACAGGCGATACGAGCGGCCGTTGTTGGGGTCCGAAAAATCGACCGGCGCATTCATGCTGATCTTCACGTCGCGCAGCACCGCGCCCCCTGTGGCGGGATTGAGAAAATCGACCTGGCTGGCGTAGCCCGACGCGGTGTCGGTGCCCGGATCGAGGCGACGCTCGAAGTCGTCGAGCTTAATCAAAAATCCCACGTCAATCTGCTCCAGCGGAAAGCTGACGCCTACGCTGCGATTGTCGCCCAACAGCGTGCGCAGTTCCGACGCGGAAAGCGCGTTGTTGAATGCCAGCGGTGGCGCGCCCAGTAGCCAGAAGTCGCTCGTTTTGCCGTCGACCGTCGTTCTGAGCTTCACCGCCCGCAGCGCCGATTGCGCGGCCAGCGACTTATCGAAGGGGCGCGGCAGCACCACCTTGCAGGGCGCGTCGGCCGGGGTGTATTCCTTCACGCGCATCTTGAGCTGCGCGACGGGCATCTTGAACGCATTGACCGCCTTGCCGTCTTGCGGCAACTCGCCCAGTTCGGTCACGGTGTGCCGGTTCCAGTAACGGTAGTACAGTTTTTGCGCGGGTCCTTGCAAAATGTCGATGCGCGCCCCTCCCTGGCCGGCCAGCAATTGCTCGGACTTCTTCTCGCCAAAATCGACCCAATAACTGCCATACACGCCTAGCGAGTCGGCCTGGTAGTTGAATTCCGGAAAGCTGGCGAACAGCGCCATCCGTCGCGGCGCTTCCTCTCCACGCCGCACCACGATCTCCACTGCCGGGCTCTCTTGCACCTCGGCGTCTTCCACCGCCTCGTAGCCGCCATCGGCCGCGTTTTGCGGGCGGCCCTGCGCCACCTGCTTCACCACCTCGGCCGTGAGACCCGTGTCTCCCAACGGAAACGCCGGTTGCCCCAGCTTGTCTTCGACCCGAATCGGAAACCGCTGACCGGCGGCGAACAACACCACCTGCCCTTTGCCGTCGAGCGGCAGCGCCGCGTCGGGCCGGCTGTTCAAGAACGCCTCCACCTCGGCGGCGTCGGGGGTCATCATCAAGACAAAGTTGCCGCCGCCGCTGCGTTGCCGATCGCCCATTCCCTTTTTGGCCAGCGGCCCGCGCGAGCCATCGCGAATCGCCAGTTCGACCGGCATCCAGCTTTCTTCGCCTAGGCCAGCGCGCCCCTCGCTATCGAGTTGCTGCATCCGCGGCATCGAAAGCTCGAGCGCCAAGCGCGGCGCGTCGACCTCGGTGGCGTTGCTGTAATAATCGAGCGCCTCGACGCGGATCCCCTCGCGATCGTAGAGCACGCCCCGGCTGATCGGCGCCAGATTCCAGGCCACCCAGTTCGGCAGCGCGGTCAACAGTTTGGTCGGCGCCAACTTACCGTCGATCTTCAGCGAACTGATCGCGGGCAGCCGCCGCATCCGTTCGAGATCGGCCCAGTTGAAGGGCCCCCCTTCGAACGGGATCGAAATGACCTGCACCTTGCCGTCCGCCTCGGCGCTATCGCCCGGCGAGCGCTGAATGGCCAGTTCGATCCGTTCGCTACCGCTATAAGCGTATTGGCCAGCGTCGTCTTCAAAGATCGCCATTTGCGCGTCGATGCCGCCGCGCCGCGTGAGCAGGCAGCCAAACAACAAGGTGAGCAAACCGAGATGCGTGATGACAAAGCCGGTCTGGTAGCGCTTCCAGGGATAGCGAATCACGGCGGCGAAAAAGATGTTCAGCGCCAA is a window of Pirellulales bacterium DNA encoding:
- the ccsA gene encoding cytochrome c biogenesis protein CcsA — protein: MRRFSWLCVVLSLTASSALGASSPSALDWSAWDTLPVVHEGRVMPLDTFARDSVREICGREKPTFDLSASMPAAELKSEAMAPARSLFPGDKPRQFKASELLLSWLIEPSKWEDVPFIEAKHEGLREMLELPLKNEAGEALAFVSPNQLKNSDGFQRHLMELAERQRAAQREGQEPRMSEAEKKLEKVWRAVTIWKRLVLAKSLDSEAMQGLQQSLSTAAEAWQQVAPELNMIAEAGGEKTQLQQPVEQAKQAFLQLAEAAQKPTATLTELEAPARQFASAAANLAQQFAGLARRMAEHPPADWEKEKQAALLARLEDVAGRTKELAMAAARVERALYENGEWLRVVPALNAAALEKDREADDRAEPWLDLETLLYGTPAALAGYPPAAVQAVRDAFTQLAAIYPERDARPNDFAAATQGLSRSLRTLGEEVEPLRDKLDLKERDDDLIAYTRYPAASVTATEVRYNRLQPFQWSWAISFLSLWLFGAYMIGVRRRGLFYAGLAVLFFGLAWAVYGFYLRVIITGWAPVTNMYETLIYTAFFVTALGAWFTLLPVTWPGLQNAWRLSAAPPTWEATELSADQLRLMPRGRWNGLGWLLQIPRLALAVVVVWALTMADYAAGGRKIINLLPNIDAGQSLPDFNDLMTWGVGLVILLPTVWYLPRAFATALAFPLVARRSLGVQRDKLFEQVYARWPFCVSATMAATLGGALASFAPMLDSGFGPLTPVLRDNFWLLIHVLTIVSSYAAGALAWGIANIALAFYLFGAYRAPEASGVALGHRPAGPAGGHSAFVGKRPPAQTAELSSFVYRGVQVAVVLLAAGTLLGALWADVAWGRFWGWDPKEVWALVSLLVYLAILHGRYAGMFGNFGLCVGAVLGFTAIIMSWYGVNFWLGVGLHSYGFGAGGQYQVLGGVGLNWLLMLAAVARYQLETKGTVAFWRGSEAAPTSAVAEAS
- a CDS encoding cytochrome c biogenesis protein ResB; this encodes MARPKQHTADQSLPVRAGVMLYEFAASLKLAVPLIFALAAVLGWATFVEREYGTRAVQFGLYGSWWFGLLGVLLALNIFFAAVIRYPWKRYQTGFVITHLGLLTLLFGCLLTRRGGIDAQMAIFEDDAGQYAYSGSERIELAIQRSPGDSAEADGKVQVISIPFEGGPFNWADLERMRRLPAISSLKIDGKLAPTKLLTALPNWVAWNLAPISRGVLYDREGIRVEALDYYSNATEVDAPRLALELSMPRMQQLDSEGRAGLGEESWMPVELAIRDGSRGPLAKKGMGDRQRSGGGNFVLMMTPDAAEVEAFLNSRPDAALPLDGKGQVVLFAAGQRFPIRVEDKLGQPAFPLGDTGLTAEVVKQVAQGRPQNAADGGYEAVEDAEVQESPAVEIVVRRGEEAPRRMALFASFPEFNYQADSLGVYGSYWVDFGEKKSEQLLAGQGGARIDILQGPAQKLYYRYWNRHTVTELGELPQDGKAVNAFKMPVAQLKMRVKEYTPADAPCKVVLPRPFDKSLAAQSALRAVKLRTTVDGKTSDFWLLGAPPLAFNNALSASELRTLLGDNRSVGVSFPLEQIDVGFLIKLDDFERRLDPGTDTASGYASQVDFLNPATGGAVLRDVKISMNAPVDFSDPNNGRSYRLFQESFAGPFRPADSMYRTYYRLHPDHPRRDNLYSSTLTVNYDPGRGVKYLGSLLVVAGIVTMFYMRAYFFKPVQRAEPKAAAVSSPPPREMATI